One genomic window of Cyprinus carpio isolate SPL01 chromosome A23, ASM1834038v1, whole genome shotgun sequence includes the following:
- the LOC109060739 gene encoding CXXC-type zinc finger protein 4-like, protein MANMSSSVCMETPHTHGHAHGHTHNYNPTPGRDFPLQIDSCVNPVLDYSAQMERYRSFATFYKNSTAAAAAAAATPFPQTAKIARIATPLFPSARLSAMPPWPCDNAMLWGRKPTAVNVNGPHTHRTGMSRAESVNMHMSAKHIPQDSALPMGADNFLSPLATEQCRGLPVTGAECMNRLKCPPSMPPSGAGEADRGGTFGGMPPLGGLSLPPGVIVMTTLHSGAGSSGVTMSDSAFQIANVAADCQHSGSSCSGSPAALNGNANGSCSSNGSGAAKRKRKRCGVCAPCRRLINCGVCSSCRNRKTGHQICKFRKCEELKKKPGSTMERAPSAGAADTFRWFF, encoded by the exons ATGGCGAACATGAGCAGTAGTGTGTGCATGGAAACCCCACACACTCATGGCCACGCCCATGGCCACACCCACAACTACAACCCCACCCCTGGGCGGGACTTTCCTCTGCAGATCGACTCGTGCGTGAACCCCGTGTTGGACTACAGTGCGCAGATGGAGCGGTATCGCTCATTTGCCACTTTCTATAAGAACAGTACAGCTGCTGCGGCTGCTGCTGCCGCCACCCCATTTCCCCAGACTGCCAAAATCGCCCGAATTGCCACGCCCCTCTTCCCCTCAGCCCGCCTATCGGCGATGCCACCCTGGCCCTGCGACAACGCCATGCTATGGGGGCGAAAGCCCACTGCGGTTAATGTAAACGGACCTCACACACATCGGACTGGCATGTCGAGGGCGGAGTCGGTGAACATGCACATGTCCGCCAAACACATTCCACAAGACTCCGCCCTCCCGATGGGTGCTGACAACTTCCTGTCGCCGCTAGCCACGGAGCAATGCCGCGGTCTTCCCGTAACGGGGGCCGAGTGCATGAATCGACTGAAGTGCCCGCCATCTATGCCGCCTAGCGGAGCCGGAGAGGCTGACCGTGGCGGGACATTCGGAGGGATGCCCCCGTTGGGGGGTCTGTCGCTGCCACCGGGGGTCATCGTCATGACGACGCTTCACTCCGGTGCAGGGTCGTCGGGGGTCACAATGTCAGACAGCGCGTTTCAGATTGCCAACGTGGCGGCAGACTGCCAGCACAGCGGCTCGTCCTGCTCCGGCTCACCCGCCGCTCTTAACGGAAACGCCAACGGCAGTTGCAGCAGCAATGGTAGCGGAGCGGCTAAGCGCAAGCGCAAGCGCTGCGGCGTGTGTGCCCCCTGCAGAAGGCTCATTAACTGCGGCGTATGCAGCTCCTGTCGAAACAGAAAGACGGGTCATCAAATCTGCAAGTTCAGAAAGTGTGAAGAGCTCAAGAAGAAACCAGGCAGCACAATGGAG AGAGCACCATCCGCAGGAGCCGCCGACACCTTCCGCTGGTTCTTCTGA